GCTGGTGGATACACTTTTCGTTTTGGATGAACCCTCGGTGGGACTGCACCCGCGCGACATGGATCGACTCATTTCGATCCTACGACGACTGACCGGCCTCGGCAACACCGTCGTCGTGGTCGAACACGACGAGGCAGTCATGCGCGCCGCCGACAACTTGATCGAAATCGGCCCCCGCCCCGGCGTCCACGGCGGACAGCTAAGCTTCAGCGGCAGCTTCGAACGTATCCTAGAATCGGATACCAACACCGGCCGCTATCTCTCTGGCCGCGAAACTATCGAGCGGCCCCAAGAACGCCGCCTAAGCAACGCCCCACTCTCAAAGACCCACTCTCCACTGCTATCCATCTACGGCGCGAGCAAGCACAACATCCACGAGCTCACGCTGCACATTCCGCAGCAAAGTTTCGTCTGTCTGAGCGGGGTCTCCGGCTCCGGCAAGAGCACTCTGCTCAACAATGTCATTTACCAGAATCTACTCGCACAAAAGGGACTCACCGTCGAAGAGCCTGCCAGTATTCAAGACATCGAGTCCACGCTGCCACTTTCGGAGGTGGTGCTCATCGACCAGAGCCCGGTGAGTAAAACCCCTCGCTCCAATCCTGCTAGTTATAGCAAGGCATGGGACGAAATCCGGAAGTGCTTTGCAAAGCTCGAAGCGGCTCAAGCCGCCGGCATGGGCCCCGGGCACTTCTCCTTCAACAGTGGCGATGGACGTTGCGACACCTGCTCGGGGCTGGGCTTCGAGCGGATCGAGATGCAATTCGTCTCCGACATTTTCGTGCCCTGCGAGACCTGCGAGGGCAAGCGCTTCAAAGACGAAGTCCTGGAAATCGAATACAACGGCAAGAGCATCGCTGACATTCTTGATCTGGATATCGACGACGCGGTCGTATTCTTTGGTGACAACAAAAAGATCACTCGCAGCCTACAGCCCCTAGTCGACGTCGGGCTCGGCTATCTAAAATTGGGCCAGGCGCTCAACACCTTATCTGGCGGCGAATCACAACGTCTCAAGCTAGTCAAATATCTCAGCAAGCTCTCCACTCACAACGCCGCCTCCAGCAAGCTCCACTCTAAGAATCATGCAATGATTCTAATCGACGAGCCCACCACCGGACTGCACCGAGCCGACGTCAAACGTCTGATCGGGGTACTGCAAAGTCTGGTCGATGCAGGCCACTCTTTGATCGTGATCGAGCACAACATCGACATTCTAAAAGTAGCCGATTGGATCGTCGAGCTCGGGCCCGAAGCGGGCTCTGCCGGCGGACAAATCATCGCGCAAGGCACACCCGAACAAATCGCTGACACCGCCTGCGAAACCGCCAGCTACCTACGCGAAGCGCTCGTAGGGGCTCCACTTGTGGAGACCGCCGACTTACAAGCCGCCGAGCCCGAATCCTCCTACAACCAACAGTCGACTCCCCACTCGAATTCTCTCCGAATTCGCGGCGCACGCGAGCATAATTTAAAGAACGTCAGCTGTGAAATTGCGCACGGTCAGACCACCGTCATCACAGGAGTCTCCGGCTCGGGCAAATCCACGTTGGCCTTCGACATCGTGTTCGCCGAAGGGCAACGCCGCTTCATGGAATCGATGTCGGCCTACGCGCGTCAATTTGTGGAGCAAATGCCGCGCGCTGAAGTCGACGAGTTGAGCGGCATCGCCCCCACGGTGGCGATTGAGCAACGCGTCACCAAGGGGACCCGCAAATCCACCGTCGCCACCATCACCGAAGTGGCGCAATACCTGCGCCTACTCTACGCACGCATCGGTATCCAACATTCCCCTACATCGGGCGAAGCGGTGGTCAGCCAAAGCGAATCCCAGCTGCAAAAGCGCTTGGATGCACTGCTAGACGAATACAAAGGACCGGGCTTAAGTTTCAAGATCGGACGCAAGCGCTTCGATGCACTCTACTTGTGCGCCCCGCTAATCCGCGGGCGCAAGGGGCACCACGAACCACTGGCCAACTGGGCACGCGAGCACGGCTACGAAATGCTACGTATCGATGGCCAACTCACCGAGCTGAGCCACTTCAAAAAGCTCGACCGCTACAAGGAACACGACATCGATCTCATCGTGACGGCCCTCTCCGCATCCGATGCCAACTCCAGCCCCCATCAGAGCCTGAAGGAAGCCCTCCGCCTCGGCAAAGGCAGCGCCTTCTTGCTTTCCAGCGAGGGCGAATTGCTCTCACGACTGTCCACCAAGCGCACCGACCTGGCGACCGGCGAGGCCTTTCCCGAACTCGACCCGAAGCACTTCTCCTGGAACAGCCCGCGCGGCTGGTGCCCCACCTGTCGCGGCTACGGGCAACTCTTTGAGTGGATGAGCCAGGAAGAAGAATCCAGCGTCGACCACCTGGACGACTTCGACGATGGCGAAACCTGCCCCGACTGCCAAGGCGCCCGTCTGAACGAACTGAGTCGCGCTGTGCGCTTGCCACTGAATGAACGTCGAACATCGAACATCGAACGCTCAACATCGAATAAGAAATCAAAGCATACAAAATTGGACCTTGGACGTTCGACGTTCGACGTTCCCCACTCTGTTTCACTCCCAGAATTGCTGAGCCTGACTCCTTCCAAGCTGCTAGGGGTACTCAAGCAAATTAAAACCAACAAGCGTAGTGAAACAGTGTTGAACGAGCTACTGCCCGAGATTGAGGAGCGCATGCGTTTCATGGATCGCGTCGGGCTCGACTACCTCGGCCTCGACCGTGCCACCGCCACCCTCTCCGGAGGCGAAGCGCAGCGCATTCGACTGGCCGCGCAGCTCGGCTCCAACTTATCGGGCGTGCTCTACGTGCTGGATGAGCCCTCCATCGGCTTACACGCCCGTGACAACGAAAAGTTACTCAGCTCGCTCAAGCAATTGCGCGCGCGCGGCAATACCTTGGTGATCGTCGAACACAACGAAGCCACCATGCGCCACGCCGATCAAATCATCGACCTCGGCCCCGCGGCAGGCATCCACGGCGGCGAAATTGTCGCCAGTGGCAAACTAAGCAAAATTAAGAAAAGCAAACGCTCGCTGACCGCACAGTATTTGCGCCAACAAATGGCGCACCCGCTCCGTGGCGCGCACCGCGAACTGCCCGCCGCTTGGAGTCCGCGCAAGAAGAAAGGCAACGAGGCTTGGATTGCACTGCAAGGTGCCGCACTTCGAAACCTAAAAGGCTTCGATCTCGCCCTGCCCAAGCAACGACTCAATGTCGTCTGCGGCGTCTCTGGCGCAGGTAAAAGCACCCTGATCCGCGCGCTTCTCAAACCGCTGGTGGAAGCTGCGATTGAAACCAAGTCAGAGAAATTGACGTCGAAAGCATTGCATACGGAGGAACGTCGAACATCGAACATCGAACGTCGAACATCGAATAATTTCAAGTCCCTTCAGGGCGCAGAAACGATTCGCAAGGTCATCGAGGTCGACCATTCTCCGATCGGCAAGACACCGCGCTCCACGCCGGCGACCTACATCGGCGCCTTCGATATTATTCGTGACATTTTCGCAAAGCTCCCCGAGGCCAACATGCGCGGCTACACCGCCGGCACCTTTTCCTTCAACACCAAGGGTGGACGCTGCGAAACCTGTAAAGGAGCGGGTCGAGTGAAACTGGAAATGAACTTCATGCCCGACACCCACGTCACCTGCGAAGACTGCAATGGACGCCGCTACGGAGCCGAGCTCGATGAGCTGCGTTGGAATGGCAAGAGCATCGCCGATGTTTTAAAGATGAGCTTCGAAGAGGCGGCCGAATTTTTCAGTTTCCACACCCAGCTTAGCAGTCTGATGCAGCTCATGGTCGAGACCGGACTCGGTTATATTGAACTCGGGCAATACTCGCCCACACTTTCCGGCGGTGAAGCGCAGCGCATGAAACTCGTCAGCGAACTCGCCAAGGGACAGCCAACGTTCAAAGAACGTCAATATAACAAAGGCCAGGGCAACCTCTATATTTTAGAAGAGCCCACTATCGGACTGCACCTCAGCGACGTCGAGCGCTTGATCGAGCTCCTACATCGCCTAGTGGACAAGGGCCACACAGTGGTGGTGATCGAGCACCACCTAGAAGTGATTAAAGACGCGGACTACATCATTGAAATCGGCCCCGACGGCGGCGAAGCCGGCGGAGAACTGATGTATCAAGGCGATGTCGCCGGGCTCAAAAATGTAAAAAACAGCGCCACCGCGAAGTTCCTCTAATTTACATAGCTGGAAGGCAGCACTAGGGACTGCCTTCCGCAAAAGCCCCCGGCCGACAAGGTCCACTCATGCCAAACAAAGAGCCAGGCTGATCTTCCTAGCGAAATTTTAAACCGCAGGCTGATGCTGACTCATACAGTGAAGTGCGCCGCCCTCTTTAATGATGTCCGTGCAATCCACACCAACAATTTCACGCCCGGGGAAACAATCTCCAATAATCCGAATCGCGGCGGCATCGTTTTCTGGCTGATTGTAGGTAGGCACGAGCACCGCCCCATTCAGGACGACAAAATTTAAATAACTGGCAGCAAGTGGCTCGCCCGCATGAGTGATCGGTGCCGGCAGCGGCAATTTCACACAAGTGAAGGGGGCGCCTGCCGGCGTGCGAAAGTCTTGCGCCCGTCGCAGGTTTTCAGTCAGCGCGGGATAATTCGCATCGGTGGACTCGGCCACGTGAGCGATCAATATGCCATCGGCTTTAAAAAAACGTGCGAGATTATCAATGTGACCATCGGTATCATCCCCGACCAAACCGTCGTGCAGCCAGAGCACTTGATTCGCCCCCAGACCACTGGTGAGCTCGCGTTCGACCTGAGCCGCAGTCGTGTCACCATTACGTGTGGGATTCAGCACCACCACTTCAGTCGTTAAAATGTGTCCCGCACCATTACTCTCCACGGCGCCACCTTCAAGCACTTGATCGAAGGCAAAACGACGAATGCCCAACTGATCGGCGATCCATTCGGAAGCACGATCGTCCTTTTGCTGGTCGGGAAATTTATTACCCCAGGCATTGTAACGCCAGTCCGCGATGCAGAGCTCGCGCCGCTGATCATGAATGAGAAAGAGAGGTCCAAAATCGCGAATCCACACGTCATCGCTCTGGTAATCATAAAGCTCCACCTTGGCGGTGTCGCCGTGAGCCGACATCAATTCGAGCAGGTAGGGCTGTTCGGCAGCGGCGCATAGCACACGTACAGCTTGATAGCCCGCGGCCAACATGTAAAGGGCAGCCAGTTGCTCACGAACCCGATCGAAACAATCAGGCCAAAGAGAACGGCGCACAGGCCAGGCAAACCAGATAGCAGATTGTGGCTCCCATTCGGAAGGGAAACGGTAAGCCAGTTCTTTAGGTGTTTCGAAAGTGGACATTAAAAAAATAAATGAACCGCGAACATTGAACGTTCAACATTGAACTTCGAAGGAACGCCGAGGTGGAGAACGTCCAACGCTCAACTTTGAACGTCCGTCCAATGATGAATGAAAATACGATGTAGCAAGATCAAGACAAGGTATACACATTCAATGTTTGCAACGCTCGGGAGCCGCGGAGTTGCGCGGACGGGCGCCTACCTGTGAACACCGGCGCGCCCGAGGGCGCACACCACGAAAGAAAGCTCACTGCGCTTCGATTATTCTCTCCATGCAATCGGAGAGCAACATTTAGACATATTAGAAATCAGGCATACCGGGGCGCCAGCAAGTCCAGACTTCGAGGCTGCAAGAACTGGTTGATAGACGCCATCAGCACTTCCCAATGCATGGAGCTTTGATTGATGCGGACGAAGCTCAAATTGCGAGCATCATACGTCAAATTAATCACAATGCGGAAGAATCTGGCTAAGAAACGGAATATAGAAAAGATGCTTAATCATCTTACCGAGCTGTATTATCGGGGTCAGCGACAGATAGTCTCCACTAGATTAGCTATATTATACATTCAAAAAAGGGAGATTTTTGAACCAAATCTAGGACCAAAAGTCAAAAATGGTGGGCCCGGTGGGGTTCGAACCCACGACCAAGGGATTATGAGTCCCCTGCTCTAACCGCTGAGCTACAGGCCCAAAATGATTGAGTGTCGCAAAAAATCAACTCTGCCAACGCACAGCAAGCCTTGATTCTCAAAAATCACCGCCTGCTTAGACAAATACAAATTAAAGCAATCGTCTCATCGCAAGCTCACCGTCACGGCACACAAGAGAGATGAGCCCTTCGGATGCATAGCGAACCTCTGATCGCAAAATTATTATAACCAAAAGGCGCTTGCACGATAGCTCGAAACTGAATCGAGTGAAGGTGCCCATGAAAAAAATTACCTCTTTACTGTGTGCGGCATTGGCATGCATCCCCTTATTGACCATGGCCTCAGATCCTAAAATGAACCTGACTCAGAACAAAACAGAGCTCGCAGCTGCGCCCCTGCCACAAAGCAGTGAGGCGGCGCAGAAGTTTCCGGGCGAGGTGCAGGATTGGCATGGCTTTGAAATGGTGGTGCATGAGGATACGCGAATTGTGATTCCTCATCAGGAGGCCGATGGGAAGCCTTGGGTGTGGCGCGCGCGCTTCTGGGGGCATGAGCCGCAGTTCGACATCGCGATGCTGGAGCGGGGTTATCATGTGGTCTATTGTGATGTGAGCGGTTTATACGGCAGTCCCGAGGCGGTCGCGCGCTGGAATGCCTTTTACAACTACCTGCGCTTTGAGCATTTGTTTGCCGATCGGGCAGTATTGGAAGGCATGTCGCGGGGTGGCTTGATCGTCTATAATTGGGCGGCCGCCAATCCGGACAAGGTGGCCGCGATTTATGCCGATGCGCCGGTCATGGACTTCAAGAGCTGGCCGGGCATCAATGACGCCATTCTGGCTCGTTATGGTTTTAAAGATCAGGCGGAGGCCACCGCCTATACGGGCAACCCGATCGACAACTTGGCGCCCTTAGCGAAAGCGGGCATTCCCATCCTGCACGTGGTCGGCGATGCGGACGAGGTGGTGCCGGTCGCGGAGAACACGGCGATCGCGGAAGCGCGCTATCATACGATGGGCGGCACCTTTAAAGTGATTCATAAACCGGACGCCGGGCACCATCCCCACTCGCTGGAAGATCCACAGCCAATTGTTGATTTTATTATTCAACACTCTCAGGGCCAAGGCGACCTAGCCGCCGATCAAATCGTCAGCGACAAAAACTTCATTTTGCGCAGCGATTTTCAAAACTCGCGTATTCAATTCGAACAACAGCGGCGCGGGCATGTGGCTTTTATTGGCGGCTCAATCACCGAGATGAATGGCTATCGTCCCATGCTCTGTGAGATGCTGGAAGCACGTTTTCCAGAGACAGCCTTTACCTTTACCGACGCAGGCATCAGCTCGACCTGTTCCGACACAGGTGCCTTTCGTCTAGAGCAGGATGTTCTGAGCCACGGACCGTTGGATCTCTTATTTGTAGAGTTCGCGGTGAATGACGACCAGGATGCACAGCAGGATTATGAGGACGCCTTGCGTGGCATGGAGGGCATCATCGCACAAGCGAGAAGGCATAACCCGAAAGTCGATATCGTGATGACCTTTTTCGTGAATGAAAACATTCTGCGAAAACTACAACGTGGCGAAAGCACCCCGTCGATCGAGGCACACAGCCAGGTGGCCGAGCACTACGGGGTCTCGGTCAATCACCTCGCTCAGGAACTGGCAGACTTGATTACTGCGGGGAAGATGGACTGGAAAAAATTCGGTGGCGTGCACCCGAACGAATACGGCAACACCATGTGTGCGACGATGATTCGTCGTGCCCTGCTCCAGCAGTGGGCGAAACCTCTCTCGGCCGACGCGCAAGCACAGCCATATGCGCTGCCGGATGTGATCGACGCAAAGAGCTATATCCACGGACGCTTTTTGCCGCTCGACGCCCTCCAGATGGATGCAAACTGGACGGTCGGCGTTCCCAATTGGCCGGAAGAAAATGCGGGAGCCGTGCGCTCACGCTTTAAAGAGGTGCCCATGATTTACAGCAGCCAAGCCCATGCAAAACTGACAATCGACTTCGAGGGGACCGCAATCGGCGCCTACATGCTGGCGGGGCCGGATGCCGGTATCCTACGCTGCACTGTGGACGGCGAGCAGAGCCAAGAAATTGATACCCTCCACCGTTATAGCGGATTTAATTATCCGATGACTGTGATGTTTTTTAACGAATTAGCGCCTGGATCTCACAGTCTCGAAATCGAGATTTTGGACAACCGCCCCGGACCTATCAAAGCCGGCGGCACTGCGCTGCGGGTGATTGATTTCGTGGCGAATTAAGTACACATTATAATCAAGCGCTAAAGCGCTCACTCATACCCAGCATAGTATCAGGCAAGAGTGACGGCCGTTCGCCGTTGTTTCAAACGCTTGAATTCAGGCTCATACTTAAAGCGCTCGAAAAGACCTGTCCTGCCCCGCAACTACCAGCCTAAAATAAATACCGCCGTCCACAAAAGCGTGCGCGGCCAATTAGTCCAAATCAACCGCCGGCGCTTGATTTGCGTCGAATCACCTTGATCGATCTGGCGGTGTAGCGGCACGGATACGAAAAAGGACAGCCCCCAGCATGTCATGACCAGTATCAAGACCAGCCAGCTCAAGGCTGTGCCGAACGCCCACACCGCCCAAGCGGCACAGATGAGTTGCAAGATCATCAACGGAGCGATGATCCAGGTGAAACGAAAGACATAAGTCTTATGCCAATCGATCATCGACGCCCCCTCCATATGCAAGAAGCTCGGATAAATGATGCACTGCACCAGCCACAGAATCACACAAATGCCGAAATCGACGAGTGTGTGGAGTTCAGACATCGGATCGGCAGAGTGGATCGGCGGTCTTCACCAGTGAAGCCCCTACGATGACAACTTCCCCTTTTTGTGCAGGAGCTCGGCGATTTGAATGGCGTTGAGGGCGGCGCCCTTCCAGAGCTGGTCGCCAGTCACCCAAAGCGCGAGACCGTTGTCGAATACCAGATCTTTGCGGATGCGGCCGACGCCACAAGGCACCACCTCGGAGTAGTTGAGCGGCATCGGGTATTCGGCATTAGCGGGATTGTCCACCAGTTCGGCACCTTCGAAATTACGCACGGCTTCGCGCGCGGCTTCAACAGTGACGGGCTTTTCAAATTCAGCACTGATCGAGATCGAGTGGGCACGGAAGACGGGCACACGCACACAGGTGCAAGTCACGCGGAGATCGTCGATCCCCATGATCTTGCGGCCCTCGTTGAGCATCTTCATCTCTTCCTTGGTGTAGCCGTCGTCAAGAAACTTGTCGACGTGGGGAATGAGATTGAAGGCGATCTGATGCGGATACACTTCTTGCTTCATCTCACCCCCTTCAGCCCAAGCGTGAGCCTGTTGATCGAGTTCGATCAAGCCGCCGGCGCCACTGCCGGAAACGGCTTGGTAAGTGGAAGCGATAAAAGACTTCAGACCGAAGGCTTTGTGCAGCGGATAGAGCCCCATCAACGAGATCGCTGTCGAGCAATTCGGGTTGGCCAAAATGCCTTGGTGATTGTCGACCGAGTCGGGATTGATCTCGGGAATGACCAGTGGCACGTTGGGGTCCTGGCGGAAGGCGGAGCTGTTATCGACGACGATACAACCGCGCTTGACGGCCTCTGCAGCGAAGAGCTTGGACTGGTCGCCCCCGGCGCTAAAGATGCAGACGTCCAGCCCTGCGAAGCTCTCTGGAGTCGCTTCTTGAATCGTCCAGGATTTGTCGCCAAACGATTGTGTCTTGCCCGCGGAGCGTGCCGATGCGAGCAAACGAAGTTCCGCGATGGGGAACTCACGCTCGTGAAGGAGACGAATGATTTCTTGACCGACTGCACCAGTCGCTCCGAGGATGCCTACGTTATATGCCATTTGATTTAATAGAGGAAAGCGCGCGTGTAAAACAAAGCTGTGAGGCCTTGTCAATAACACCTACAGATCGCTGCTTGCTGGTTTCAATTGCCGACCAAACAATGGTCGTTCTGGAAAATAGCAAGCTAGTGAAAGAATATACAGTCTCAACCTCAAAAAATCCGCCCTCTTGTGTGGCAGATTCTTTTGGCACTCCCTCGGGACTCCACACCATCGCCGACAAGATCGGAGCCGATGCGCCGGAAGGCATGGTCTTTAAGGGACGGGTGGCGACGGGAGAACTTTACACCGAGGTCTCCGAGGAAGATGCCGCGCGCAGCCTGATCACCAGTCGTATCCTACGCATGCGCGGTCTGGAGCCGGGCAAAAACAGCGGCCCTGGCTGCGACACCTACGATCGCTACGTGTA
The nucleotide sequence above comes from Coraliomargarita algicola. Encoded proteins:
- the uvrA gene encoding excinuclease ABC subunit UvrA produces the protein MPTKKEYIQLRGVRQNNLKGFDLDLPIGQLTVVTGLSGAGKSSLVFETLHAEGQRRYVETFSPYTRQFMDLLDRPKVDSVHNIRPSIAIQQSNTVKTSRSTVGTITELADYFKVWFANVATLYDPATGEPITDDNPQTAWKKLLAKFPDHTLLLTFPVEKPENLDWQEILKNLSGQGYTRVLLRSSRSDENCQLERIDTLLKDKDAVPELPSPLYVIQDRITKLNAGARSRAMEALQTAFAFGQGQIDIFDPDGKALAHFKHGLRSPVSGQSFRPASPALFSFNSPLGACAECRGFGRVIEIDYKLVIPDHSLSIDEGAIRAFQGEVYSESLRDLQRAAKKHKIRTHIPWSKLNKKELIFVMEGEPNYREDRNQWYGVHRFFDWLNKNLYKMHVRVFLSKFRSYTECPECHGARLKPESLNWKWQGHTLPDLYQKSVSELLSLLLGVPPLGGHSDSTQPPKGGTPTHEDSALSGILSRLSFLDQVGLGYLTLDRSSRSLSGGETMRVNLTSCLGSSLVDTLFVLDEPSVGLHPRDMDRLISILRRLTGLGNTVVVVEHDEAVMRAADNLIEIGPRPGVHGGQLSFSGSFERILESDTNTGRYLSGRETIERPQERRLSNAPLSKTHSPLLSIYGASKHNIHELTLHIPQQSFVCLSGVSGSGKSTLLNNVIYQNLLAQKGLTVEEPASIQDIESTLPLSEVVLIDQSPVSKTPRSNPASYSKAWDEIRKCFAKLEAAQAAGMGPGHFSFNSGDGRCDTCSGLGFERIEMQFVSDIFVPCETCEGKRFKDEVLEIEYNGKSIADILDLDIDDAVVFFGDNKKITRSLQPLVDVGLGYLKLGQALNTLSGGESQRLKLVKYLSKLSTHNAASSKLHSKNHAMILIDEPTTGLHRADVKRLIGVLQSLVDAGHSLIVIEHNIDILKVADWIVELGPEAGSAGGQIIAQGTPEQIADTACETASYLREALVGAPLVETADLQAAEPESSYNQQSTPHSNSLRIRGAREHNLKNVSCEIAHGQTTVITGVSGSGKSTLAFDIVFAEGQRRFMESMSAYARQFVEQMPRAEVDELSGIAPTVAIEQRVTKGTRKSTVATITEVAQYLRLLYARIGIQHSPTSGEAVVSQSESQLQKRLDALLDEYKGPGLSFKIGRKRFDALYLCAPLIRGRKGHHEPLANWAREHGYEMLRIDGQLTELSHFKKLDRYKEHDIDLIVTALSASDANSSPHQSLKEALRLGKGSAFLLSSEGELLSRLSTKRTDLATGEAFPELDPKHFSWNSPRGWCPTCRGYGQLFEWMSQEEESSVDHLDDFDDGETCPDCQGARLNELSRAVRLPLNERRTSNIERSTSNKKSKHTKLDLGRSTFDVPHSVSLPELLSLTPSKLLGVLKQIKTNKRSETVLNELLPEIEERMRFMDRVGLDYLGLDRATATLSGGEAQRIRLAAQLGSNLSGVLYVLDEPSIGLHARDNEKLLSSLKQLRARGNTLVIVEHNEATMRHADQIIDLGPAAGIHGGEIVASGKLSKIKKSKRSLTAQYLRQQMAHPLRGAHRELPAAWSPRKKKGNEAWIALQGAALRNLKGFDLALPKQRLNVVCGVSGAGKSTLIRALLKPLVEAAIETKSEKLTSKALHTEERRTSNIERRTSNNFKSLQGAETIRKVIEVDHSPIGKTPRSTPATYIGAFDIIRDIFAKLPEANMRGYTAGTFSFNTKGGRCETCKGAGRVKLEMNFMPDTHVTCEDCNGRRYGAELDELRWNGKSIADVLKMSFEEAAEFFSFHTQLSSLMQLMVETGLGYIELGQYSPTLSGGEAQRMKLVSELAKGQPTFKERQYNKGQGNLYILEEPTIGLHLSDVERLIELLHRLVDKGHTVVVIEHHLEVIKDADYIIEIGPDGGEAGGELMYQGDVAGLKNVKNSATAKFL
- a CDS encoding agmatine deiminase family protein, with amino-acid sequence MSTFETPKELAYRFPSEWEPQSAIWFAWPVRRSLWPDCFDRVREQLAALYMLAAGYQAVRVLCAAAEQPYLLELMSAHGDTAKVELYDYQSDDVWIRDFGPLFLIHDQRRELCIADWRYNAWGNKFPDQQKDDRASEWIADQLGIRRFAFDQVLEGGAVESNGAGHILTTEVVVLNPTRNGDTTAAQVERELTSGLGANQVLWLHDGLVGDDTDGHIDNLARFFKADGILIAHVAESTDANYPALTENLRRAQDFRTPAGAPFTCVKLPLPAPITHAGEPLAASYLNFVVLNGAVLVPTYNQPENDAAAIRIIGDCFPGREIVGVDCTDIIKEGGALHCMSQHQPAV
- a CDS encoding SGNH/GDSL hydrolase family protein, giving the protein MKKITSLLCAALACIPLLTMASDPKMNLTQNKTELAAAPLPQSSEAAQKFPGEVQDWHGFEMVVHEDTRIVIPHQEADGKPWVWRARFWGHEPQFDIAMLERGYHVVYCDVSGLYGSPEAVARWNAFYNYLRFEHLFADRAVLEGMSRGGLIVYNWAAANPDKVAAIYADAPVMDFKSWPGINDAILARYGFKDQAEATAYTGNPIDNLAPLAKAGIPILHVVGDADEVVPVAENTAIAEARYHTMGGTFKVIHKPDAGHHPHSLEDPQPIVDFIIQHSQGQGDLAADQIVSDKNFILRSDFQNSRIQFEQQRRGHVAFIGGSITEMNGYRPMLCEMLEARFPETAFTFTDAGISSTCSDTGAFRLEQDVLSHGPLDLLFVEFAVNDDQDAQQDYEDALRGMEGIIAQARRHNPKVDIVMTFFVNENILRKLQRGESTPSIEAHSQVAEHYGVSVNHLAQELADLITAGKMDWKKFGGVHPNEYGNTMCATMIRRALLQQWAKPLSADAQAQPYALPDVIDAKSYIHGRFLPLDALQMDANWTVGVPNWPEENAGAVRSRFKEVPMIYSSQAHAKLTIDFEGTAIGAYMLAGPDAGILRCTVDGEQSQEIDTLHRYSGFNYPMTVMFFNELAPGSHSLEIEILDNRPGPIKAGGTALRVIDFVAN
- a CDS encoding aspartate-semialdehyde dehydrogenase encodes the protein MAYNVGILGATGAVGQEIIRLLHEREFPIAELRLLASARSAGKTQSFGDKSWTIQEATPESFAGLDVCIFSAGGDQSKLFAAEAVKRGCIVVDNSSAFRQDPNVPLVIPEINPDSVDNHQGILANPNCSTAISLMGLYPLHKAFGLKSFIASTYQAVSGSGAGGLIELDQQAHAWAEGGEMKQEVYPHQIAFNLIPHVDKFLDDGYTKEEMKMLNEGRKIMGIDDLRVTCTCVRVPVFRAHSISISAEFEKPVTVEAAREAVRNFEGAELVDNPANAEYPMPLNYSEVVPCGVGRIRKDLVFDNGLALWVTGDQLWKGAALNAIQIAELLHKKGKLSS
- a CDS encoding L,D-transpeptidase translates to MPFDLIEESARVKQSCEALSITPTDRCLLVSIADQTMVVLENSKLVKEYTVSTSKNPPSCVADSFGTPSGLHTIADKIGADAPEGMVFKGRVATGELYTEVSEEDAARSLITSRILRMRGLEPGKNSGPGCDTYDRYVYIHGTNKEELIGQPASAGCVQLRNREMIELFERVEAGDLVWIR